A single genomic interval of Oncorhynchus gorbuscha isolate QuinsamMale2020 ecotype Even-year linkage group LG25, OgorEven_v1.0, whole genome shotgun sequence harbors:
- the LOC124014517 gene encoding calsequestrin-1-like isoform X1 encodes MKWGWVFLGALLSLGNMSWGEKGLEIPEYDGKDRVHDLNAKNYKSVMKKYDVMVIYYHAHVESNKNAQKAFEMEELTLELLTSPAALTYQLAAQVLDDLDDEDIGFGLVDEKKDISVAKKLGLDEVESIYIFVDNEIIEYDGELAADTLVEFLYDVIEDPVEIIDNERELKGFHNIDEDIKLVGYFKSEKSPHFIEYDDAAEEFHPFIKFFATFDAKIAKKLKMKLNEVDFYEPFMEEPVTIPGQPYSEAELVDYIEEHDRPTLRKLEPHSMYETWEDDIDGEHIVAFAEEDDPDGYEFLEILKEVARENTDNADLSIIWIDPDDFPLLVPYWEKTFGIDLGSPQIGVVDVEDADSVWMEMDDDEDMPTADELEDWIEDVLSGKIDPDDDDDDDDDNDDDDDDDDDDDDDDDDDDDDDDDDDDDDDDDDDDDDDDDDDDDDDDDDDDE; translated from the exons ATGAAGTGGGGTTGGGTGTTTCTGGGGGCCCTGCTCTCTTTGGGGAACATGTCCTGGGGAGAGAAGGGTCTGGAGATCCCTGAGTATGATGGGAAAGACCGCGTCCATGATCTCAATGCTAAGAACTACAAGTCTGTGATGAAGAAGTACGATGTCATGGTGATCTACTACCATGCACATGTGGAGAGCAACAAAAACGCCCAGAAAGCATTCGAGATGGAGGAGCTCACCCTGGAG TTACTCACCAGTCCAGCCGCCCTGACGTACCAG CTTGCAGCCCAGGTTCTGGATGATCTCGACGACGAAGACATCGGATTCGGCCTTGTGGATGAGAAGAAGGACATCTCTGTCGCCAAGAAGCTGG GTCTGGATGAGGTAGAGAGCATCTATATCTTTGTCGATAATGAGATAATTGAGTACGATGGCGAGCTGGCCGCTGACACCCTGGTGGAGTTTCTCTATGAT GTGATTGAGGACCCTGTGGAGATCATTGATAATGAGCGTGAGCTCAAGGGCTTCCACAACATCGATGAGGACATCAAGCTGGTCGGCTACTTCAAGAGTGAGAAATCCCCCC ACTTCATTGAGTATGACGATGCTGCCGAGGAGTTCCACCCCTTCATCAAGTTCTTCGCCACCTTTGACGCCAAG ATTGCCAAGAAGCTAAAGATGAAACTGAACGAGGTTGACTTCTATGAACCCTTCATGGAGGAGCCAGTGACCATCCCAGGACAGCCCTACTCTGAGGCTGAGCTTGTAGACTACATCGAGGAGCACGACAG GCCCACTCTGAGGAAGCTTGAGCCCCACAGCATGTACGAGACCTGG gaGGATGACATAGATGGAGAGCACATTGTTGCCTTTGCTGAGGAGGATGACCCTG ATGGTTATGAGTTCCTGGAGATCCTAAAGGAGGTGGCCCGTGAGAACACTGACAACGCTGACCTCAGCATCATCTGGATTGACCCCGACGATTTCCCCCTG CTTGTGCCCTACTGGGAGAAGACATTCGGCATTGACCTTGGTTCTCCTCAGATCGGTGTCGTGGATGTAGAAGAT GCTGATAGTGTGTGGATGGAGATGGATGATGATGAGGACATGCCCACTGCTGATGAGCTTGAGGACTGGATCGAGGACGTGCTGTCTGGAAAGATCGACccagacgatgatgatgatgacgatgatgacaacgatgacgacgatgacgacgatgacgacgatgatgacgatgatgatgacgacgatgatgatgatgatgatgacgatgatgacgacgatgatgatgacgatgatgacgacgacgatgatgatgacgatgatgatgacgatgatgacgatgacgaaTAA
- the LOC124014517 gene encoding calsequestrin-1-like isoform X2, with the protein MKWGWVFLGALLSLGNMSWGEKGLEIPEYDGKDRVHDLNAKNYKSVMKKYDVMVIYYHAHVESNKNAQKAFEMEELTLELAAQVLDDLDDEDIGFGLVDEKKDISVAKKLGLDEVESIYIFVDNEIIEYDGELAADTLVEFLYDVIEDPVEIIDNERELKGFHNIDEDIKLVGYFKSEKSPHFIEYDDAAEEFHPFIKFFATFDAKIAKKLKMKLNEVDFYEPFMEEPVTIPGQPYSEAELVDYIEEHDRPTLRKLEPHSMYETWEDDIDGEHIVAFAEEDDPDGYEFLEILKEVARENTDNADLSIIWIDPDDFPLLVPYWEKTFGIDLGSPQIGVVDVEDADSVWMEMDDDEDMPTADELEDWIEDVLSGKIDPDDDDDDDDDNDDDDDDDDDDDDDDDDDDDDDDDDDDDDDDDDDDDDDDDDDDDDDDDDDDE; encoded by the exons ATGAAGTGGGGTTGGGTGTTTCTGGGGGCCCTGCTCTCTTTGGGGAACATGTCCTGGGGAGAGAAGGGTCTGGAGATCCCTGAGTATGATGGGAAAGACCGCGTCCATGATCTCAATGCTAAGAACTACAAGTCTGTGATGAAGAAGTACGATGTCATGGTGATCTACTACCATGCACATGTGGAGAGCAACAAAAACGCCCAGAAAGCATTCGAGATGGAGGAGCTCACCCTGGAG CTTGCAGCCCAGGTTCTGGATGATCTCGACGACGAAGACATCGGATTCGGCCTTGTGGATGAGAAGAAGGACATCTCTGTCGCCAAGAAGCTGG GTCTGGATGAGGTAGAGAGCATCTATATCTTTGTCGATAATGAGATAATTGAGTACGATGGCGAGCTGGCCGCTGACACCCTGGTGGAGTTTCTCTATGAT GTGATTGAGGACCCTGTGGAGATCATTGATAATGAGCGTGAGCTCAAGGGCTTCCACAACATCGATGAGGACATCAAGCTGGTCGGCTACTTCAAGAGTGAGAAATCCCCCC ACTTCATTGAGTATGACGATGCTGCCGAGGAGTTCCACCCCTTCATCAAGTTCTTCGCCACCTTTGACGCCAAG ATTGCCAAGAAGCTAAAGATGAAACTGAACGAGGTTGACTTCTATGAACCCTTCATGGAGGAGCCAGTGACCATCCCAGGACAGCCCTACTCTGAGGCTGAGCTTGTAGACTACATCGAGGAGCACGACAG GCCCACTCTGAGGAAGCTTGAGCCCCACAGCATGTACGAGACCTGG gaGGATGACATAGATGGAGAGCACATTGTTGCCTTTGCTGAGGAGGATGACCCTG ATGGTTATGAGTTCCTGGAGATCCTAAAGGAGGTGGCCCGTGAGAACACTGACAACGCTGACCTCAGCATCATCTGGATTGACCCCGACGATTTCCCCCTG CTTGTGCCCTACTGGGAGAAGACATTCGGCATTGACCTTGGTTCTCCTCAGATCGGTGTCGTGGATGTAGAAGAT GCTGATAGTGTGTGGATGGAGATGGATGATGATGAGGACATGCCCACTGCTGATGAGCTTGAGGACTGGATCGAGGACGTGCTGTCTGGAAAGATCGACccagacgatgatgatgatgacgatgatgacaacgatgacgacgatgacgacgatgacgacgatgatgacgatgatgatgacgacgatgatgatgatgatgatgacgatgatgacgacgatgatgatgacgatgatgacgacgacgatgatgatgacgatgatgatgacgatgatgacgatgacgaaTAA